One genomic region from Clostridium saccharobutylicum DSM 13864 encodes:
- a CDS encoding TDT family transporter, giving the protein MKKKSLFQRLENLPVPILQTMVGLATLSNIYLTLGYTFIRHITMWMVTIILITYIVKIIFYFDTFKKEYSNTIYASIYSGFTMLTMILGSYYFDFNPLLGKGMWFIGICIHAIHILVFTYRNVIKGVNKDTFVPSWFVTYNGIMVSTAIGGVMNEPIIGKIIVYYGICIFVFIIPFMIYRLITTPVKDGMYHTKAILIAPSSLCVVGYLNYIKEPNLILLYGLYTAVILAVIFVLYKIPKFFSYSFTPAFAGLTFPMAIGIVASTKMSAFLTTEGYPVVGGIVKEICGIQIYITTAIFGFILYNFLKMLFGNCSCKK; this is encoded by the coding sequence ATGAAGAAAAAATCGCTTTTTCAACGATTAGAGAATTTACCAGTTCCAATTCTTCAAACCATGGTAGGTCTTGCAACACTTTCTAACATATATTTAACTTTAGGATATACTTTCATAAGACATATTACTATGTGGATGGTAACTATTATTTTAATAACTTACATAGTAAAAATTATTTTTTATTTTGATACATTTAAGAAAGAATATTCTAATACTATATATGCTAGTATTTATTCAGGATTTACAATGCTTACAATGATTTTAGGAAGTTATTATTTTGACTTTAATCCTTTGCTTGGAAAAGGCATGTGGTTTATAGGGATTTGCATACATGCAATACACATTTTGGTTTTCACATATAGAAATGTAATTAAAGGTGTAAATAAAGATACTTTTGTTCCTAGCTGGTTTGTAACTTATAATGGTATAATGGTGTCAACAGCTATTGGTGGAGTTATGAATGAACCAATAATTGGAAAGATAATTGTATACTATGGTATTTGTATATTTGTATTTATAATTCCATTTATGATATACAGATTAATAACCACACCAGTTAAGGATGGAATGTATCATACTAAAGCAATTTTAATTGCACCATCAAGCTTATGTGTAGTTGGTTATTTAAACTACATTAAGGAACCAAATTTAATTTTATTATATGGATTATATACAGCTGTAATATTAGCAGTGATATTTGTACTTTATAAGATACCAAAGTTTTTTTCTTACTCATTTACACCAGCATTTGCAGGACTTACATTCCCAATGGCTATAGGAATAGTTGCATCAACTAAAATGTCAGCATTCTTAACTACAGAAGGCTATCCAGTTGTTGGAGGTATAGTAAAGGAAATATGCGGTATACAAATTTATATAACTACAGCTATTTTTGGATTTATACTTTATAATTTCTTAAAGATGTTATTTGGTAATTGCAGTTGTAAAAAATAA
- the asrB gene encoding anaerobic sulfite reductase subunit AsrB, with protein MKNEYIPFLSEIKEVIKHTEIEYTFRMTYEGEVKPGQFFEVSLPKFGEAPISVSGIGQGTVDLTIRKVGKVTNEIFTNYVGDKLFLRGPYGNGFDVKDYEGKEVTVVAGGTGLSPVRGVVDYFANNTDKCETFNLICGFKSPNDVLFKADLKEWEKNINLILTVDKAEEGYEGKTGLVTTFIPNLEIKDVKNTAFVVVGPPIMMKFTVAEILKRGVPEENIWISQERKMCCGLGKCGHCKMDDTYICLDGPVFNYTKGKQLID; from the coding sequence ATGAAGAATGAATATATCCCATTTTTATCAGAAATAAAAGAAGTTATTAAACATACTGAAATAGAGTATACATTCAGAATGACTTATGAAGGAGAAGTTAAACCTGGTCAATTCTTTGAAGTTTCACTTCCTAAGTTTGGAGAAGCTCCTATTTCAGTAAGTGGTATTGGTCAAGGAACTGTAGATTTAACAATACGTAAAGTTGGAAAGGTTACTAATGAAATATTCACAAATTATGTTGGAGATAAGTTATTTTTAAGAGGGCCTTATGGTAATGGGTTTGATGTAAAAGATTATGAAGGTAAAGAAGTGACAGTAGTTGCAGGAGGAACAGGACTTTCACCAGTTAGAGGTGTGGTAGACTATTTTGCAAATAACACTGATAAGTGTGAAACTTTCAATTTAATTTGTGGATTTAAATCACCTAATGATGTATTGTTTAAAGCTGATTTAAAAGAGTGGGAAAAAAATATAAACCTAATCTTAACAGTTGACAAAGCAGAAGAAGGTTATGAAGGTAAAACTGGATTAGTTACTACTTTTATTCCAAATTTGGAGATAAAAGATGTTAAAAATACAGCTTTTGTAGTTGTTGGACCTCCTATTATGATGAAATTTACAGTGGCAGAAATTTTAAAGAGGGGAGTTCCAGAAGAAAATATATGGATATCTCAAGAAAGAAAAATGTGCTGTGGTCTTGGTAAATGTGGACATTGTAAGATGGATGATACGTACATATGTTTAGATGGTCCAGTATTTAACTACACTAAGGGAAAACAATTAATAGATTAG
- a CDS encoding 4Fe-4S dicluster domain-containing protein: MKRIKIDRNKCIGCLTCVTACIVSHESCDSRNRVTIDSKTKAAPIFCRHCDKPECVYTCMTGAMSENKETGYVEYNKERCASCYMCIMACPYGVLKSDRIEHKEIMKCNMCTHRSENNEPNPMCVEKCPMGAITLEEA, from the coding sequence ATGAAAAGAATAAAAATTGATAGAAATAAATGTATTGGATGTTTAACTTGTGTTACAGCTTGTATTGTTAGTCATGAAAGCTGTGATTCGAGAAATCGTGTAACAATCGATAGTAAAACAAAGGCAGCACCAATTTTTTGTCGTCATTGCGATAAACCAGAATGTGTATATACATGCATGACAGGAGCTATGTCTGAAAATAAAGAAACTGGTTATGTTGAATATAATAAAGAACGTTGTGCAAGCTGTTACATGTGTATAATGGCATGTCCATACGGAGTGCTAAAAAGTGATAGAATTGAGCATAAAGAAATCATGAAATGTAATATGTGCACTCATCGCAGCGAAAATAATGAACCAAATCCTATGTGTGTAGAAAAGTGTCCAATGGGTGCAATAACTTTAGAGGAGGCATAA
- the mobA gene encoding molybdenum cofactor guanylyltransferase, translating to MEISALVLVGGKSRRMNGNNKAFLKFENKSFIEKITDQLTEFHNIYISVDDKEKYKNLNFILLKDICKDIGPIGGIYSALKAIDEKYIFVTACDMPKITKEFVQFMCNSIIEDAQCVVTQDEDGRIYPLGGIYSKDIIYIIEDMIKQKDYKLLNLIKRAKSKIICLSDTKFNKDILDNINNLEEYNKLEIKK from the coding sequence ATGGAAATTAGTGCATTAGTCCTAGTTGGTGGGAAAAGCAGAAGAATGAATGGAAATAATAAAGCTTTTCTTAAATTTGAGAATAAGAGCTTTATTGAAAAGATAACTGATCAATTAACAGAATTTCATAATATTTATATATCGGTAGATGATAAAGAGAAATATAAAAATTTAAACTTTATTTTATTAAAAGATATATGTAAGGATATTGGTCCAATCGGTGGAATATATTCAGCATTAAAAGCAATTGATGAAAAATATATTTTTGTAACTGCGTGTGATATGCCTAAGATTACAAAAGAATTTGTACAATTTATGTGTAATTCTATTATAGAAGATGCTCAATGTGTAGTAACCCAAGATGAAGACGGAAGAATTTATCCATTGGGAGGAATCTATTCTAAAGATATAATTTATATAATCGAAGATATGATAAAGCAAAAAGACTACAAGCTTTTAAACTTAATAAAGAGAGCTAAATCTAAAATTATTTGTTTGTCTGATACTAAGTTTAATAAGGACATTTTAGATAATATAAATAATTTAGAAGAATATAACAAGCTAGAAATAAAAAAATAA
- a CDS encoding NAD(P)/FAD-dependent oxidoreductase — protein sequence MKYVVLGASASGINGVRQLRSLDKDAEITLISKDDKIYSRCILHHYMEGIRDIKKLKFVEDDFINKNNIKWLKGVEATKVDVRTKKVIVSNGEEIEFDKLLIATGSNTFFPPIPNLKEAPNAIGFRNFDDCEKIMEMSKTCDNIVVMGAGLVGIDVISGLTHTGKSVALVEMKDHMLSIQLDKKAASAYEKGFESKGVKQYYEKGIKELIVDETGKITEILLSSGEKIPCDLLIVAAGVRANVSFLEGSGIETDKFGLIIDEGGQTNCDYIYGAGDVTGRNPIWPTAVKEGIIAANNMCGVKSEMTDFFASKSTMNFLEIPTMSLGINEPLDETYMVEIESDDNGNYKKIIHKDGKIYGAILQGDLSYAGVLTQLIRAQIDISKVKKSIFKIDYSDFFNIQENFEFTY from the coding sequence ATGAAATATGTTGTATTAGGTGCTTCGGCATCAGGAATTAATGGAGTAAGGCAGCTTAGAAGCTTAGATAAAGATGCTGAAATTACATTAATATCAAAAGATGATAAAATTTATTCTAGATGTATACTTCATCACTACATGGAAGGAATTCGCGACATAAAAAAACTTAAATTTGTTGAGGATGATTTTATAAATAAAAATAATATAAAGTGGCTTAAAGGCGTTGAAGCTACTAAAGTTGATGTGAGAACAAAGAAAGTTATAGTTTCTAATGGAGAAGAAATTGAGTTTGATAAGCTGCTTATAGCAACAGGATCTAATACATTCTTTCCACCTATACCAAATTTAAAAGAAGCACCAAATGCTATTGGTTTCCGTAATTTTGATGATTGTGAAAAAATAATGGAAATGTCAAAAACTTGTGATAATATTGTAGTTATGGGAGCAGGACTTGTAGGGATAGATGTTATTTCAGGATTAACTCATACAGGTAAAAGTGTAGCTCTTGTTGAGATGAAGGACCATATGCTTTCAATTCAGCTTGATAAAAAAGCAGCTTCAGCTTATGAGAAAGGTTTTGAAAGCAAAGGTGTTAAGCAATATTATGAAAAGGGAATTAAAGAACTGATTGTTGATGAAACTGGTAAAATAACAGAAATATTATTAAGCAGTGGAGAAAAAATTCCTTGTGATTTATTAATAGTTGCAGCTGGTGTTCGTGCTAATGTAAGTTTTTTAGAAGGTTCAGGAATTGAAACGGATAAGTTTGGACTTATTATTGATGAAGGTGGACAAACAAATTGTGATTATATCTATGGTGCTGGTGATGTTACAGGAAGAAATCCTATTTGGCCAACAGCTGTTAAAGAAGGAATTATTGCTGCAAATAATATGTGTGGAGTAAAAAGTGAAATGACAGACTTTTTTGCAAGTAAATCAACAATGAACTTTTTAGAAATTCCTACAATGTCTCTTGGAATTAATGAACCTTTAGATGAAACTTATATGGTTGAAATAGAAAGTGATGATAATGGAAATTATAAAAAGATAATACATAAGGATGGTAAGATTTACGGAGCTATTCTTCAAGGAGATTTATCTTATGCTGGAGTTTTAACTCAACTTATTAGAGCACAAATAGATATATCAAAGGTTAAGAAATCAATATTTAAAATTGATTACTCAGACTTTTTTAATATTCAAGAAAATTTTGAATTTACGTATTAG
- the glp gene encoding gephyrin-like molybdotransferase Glp → MLNVELEEAIELMTQSIEETTDFDEIELIDACGRISGEDIYAPMNNPPFDRSPLDGYALIADDTKGASKENIKTLTVVDVIYAGGDSKRTIKKGEAIRIMTGAKMPKGANCVIRQEQTNYGEDKVEIYKELSEYDNYCFAGEDIKEEDLLIKKGELITYVHIGILSSMGITKIKVKSKPRIALLVTGDEVGIPGESLKEGKIYDSNLHLLYSRLNEFGLKPIIYEIIGDSGEKVSKRICEIVDNVDLIITTGGVSVGQKDILHDALPLIGAKRLFWKVNLKPGTPAMYSLYKNKPILSLSGNPFAALTTFELLARPILGKITQNKNLYTKKVIGIMEDEFNKPSVRRRFIRAYFNDGKVRFVENKHSSGMLASMVGCNCLIDVSEGTLKLNKGDKVEVILL, encoded by the coding sequence GTGCTTAATGTAGAATTAGAAGAAGCTATTGAGCTAATGACTCAAAGTATAGAAGAAACTACAGATTTTGATGAAATTGAGTTAATAGATGCTTGTGGAAGAATAAGTGGAGAAGATATTTATGCGCCTATGAATAATCCTCCATTTGATCGTTCACCTCTTGATGGATATGCACTTATAGCAGATGATACGAAGGGAGCAAGCAAAGAAAACATTAAAACATTAACTGTTGTAGATGTTATATATGCAGGTGGAGATAGTAAAAGAACTATTAAAAAAGGTGAAGCAATAAGGATTATGACAGGTGCTAAAATGCCTAAAGGTGCTAATTGTGTAATAAGGCAGGAACAAACCAATTATGGAGAAGATAAAGTTGAGATTTATAAAGAACTTTCTGAGTATGATAATTATTGTTTCGCGGGTGAAGATATAAAAGAGGAAGATTTATTAATAAAAAAAGGTGAACTAATTACTTATGTTCATATTGGTATCCTTTCAAGTATGGGAATTACAAAGATTAAAGTAAAATCTAAACCTAGAATTGCTTTACTTGTTACTGGAGATGAGGTTGGAATTCCAGGAGAATCATTAAAAGAAGGTAAAATATATGATAGCAATTTACACTTGTTATATTCTAGATTAAATGAGTTTGGATTAAAGCCAATTATTTATGAAATAATTGGAGATTCTGGTGAAAAGGTTAGTAAAAGGATTTGTGAAATTGTTGACAACGTAGATCTTATAATTACCACAGGCGGAGTATCGGTGGGACAAAAAGACATTTTGCATGATGCATTGCCTTTAATAGGAGCTAAAAGATTGTTTTGGAAAGTTAATTTAAAGCCTGGAACTCCAGCAATGTATTCGTTATATAAGAATAAGCCAATATTATCTTTATCGGGTAATCCTTTTGCAGCACTAACAACATTTGAACTTCTAGCAAGACCTATATTGGGTAAAATAACACAAAATAAAAATTTGTATACTAAAAAAGTCATAGGAATTATGGAAGATGAATTTAATAAACCAAGTGTTAGAAGAAGATTTATAAGAGCTTATTTTAATGATGGAAAAGTTAGATTTGTTGAAAATAAACATTCTTCAGGAATGCTTGCATCTATGGTTGGATGTAATTGTTTAATAGATGTGAGTGAGGGAACACTAAAATTAAATAAAGGTGATAAAGTAGAAGTTATTTTATTGTAA
- the asrA gene encoding anaerobic sulfite reductase subunit AsrA: MGYKIITQDVNSLLSKLSKEYLIYAPKVFEGDGCFSDTDTVRYGEISTIEEIVFDRKSDYSFKEILLPITQTLFYFTEDEVKVADAPKKGAIVFLRSCDLHALKRMDQIYLNNGPEDFYYKRLRENTKFILMGCSETFDNCFCVNMKTNTIDEYDAYIKVSEDFTLIDCKWDKLDDLIKEEKFKEEGVSADFVTENKVNVNISDNLSTKIVDSKIWDEYTSRCIGCGRCNFVCPTCTCFTMQDIFYKDNGKAGERRRIWASCQIDGYTDMAGGITFRKPQGQRMRFKVMHKVYDYKKRFGYHMCVGCGRCDDVCPEYISFSNCINKLENAMKEVE; encoded by the coding sequence ATGGGATATAAAATAATTACCCAAGATGTAAATTCTCTTTTAAGTAAACTTTCTAAAGAATACTTAATTTATGCACCAAAAGTTTTTGAAGGAGATGGATGTTTTTCAGATACTGACACAGTAAGATATGGTGAAATATCAACAATAGAGGAAATCGTTTTTGATAGAAAATCTGATTATTCATTTAAGGAAATATTGTTACCTATAACACAAACTTTATTCTATTTTACAGAGGATGAAGTAAAAGTAGCAGATGCACCTAAAAAGGGAGCTATTGTATTTTTAAGAAGTTGTGATTTACATGCTTTAAAACGTATGGATCAAATTTATTTAAATAATGGTCCAGAAGATTTTTATTATAAAAGACTTAGAGAAAATACAAAATTCATTTTGATGGGTTGTAGTGAAACATTTGATAATTGTTTCTGCGTTAATATGAAAACTAATACGATAGATGAATATGATGCTTATATAAAAGTTAGTGAAGATTTTACATTAATAGATTGTAAATGGGACAAGTTAGATGACCTTATAAAAGAGGAGAAGTTTAAAGAAGAAGGAGTATCGGCAGATTTTGTTACAGAAAACAAAGTTAATGTAAATATATCAGATAATCTATCAACAAAAATTGTTGATTCAAAAATATGGGATGAGTATACAAGCCGTTGTATAGGTTGTGGACGTTGTAATTTTGTTTGCCCAACTTGTACATGCTTTACCATGCAAGACATATTTTATAAAGATAATGGAAAAGCTGGTGAACGTCGTAGAATTTGGGCTTCATGTCAAATTGATGGATATACAGATATGGCAGGTGGAATTACATTTAGAAAACCACAAGGTCAACGTATGAGATTTAAAGTTATGCATAAAGTTTATGATTACAAAAAGCGTTTTGGATATCATATGTGTGTAGGTTGTGGACGTTGTGATGATGTTTGTCCTGAATATATATCTTTCTCTAATTGTATAAACAAACTTGAAAATGCTATGAAAGAGGTGGAATAA
- a CDS encoding molybdopterin oxidoreductase family protein: protein MKKVQSTCNYCALDCNLDFYVEGNKIIKVVPTKGYPVNNGFSCIKGLSLDKQQTIVRESTLPRFKQEDGSVKRIPWDDAYKIVADKFIELQQKYGTESIAGLSTGQLTMEEFSIFGHVMRNHLKTNVDGNTRLCMATAVVAHKQSFGFDAPPYTLKDIELSDTIILIGANPVLAHPILWDRIRSNKNKKLIVIDPRKSETAQNADYWYDLKGKTDLILLYAIANKIIENGYLDNEYINNYTEGFEDFKEFVKQYTVGKAAKATGLSEVSILELVELIHSGKRVSFWWTMGVNQGYEAVRTAQAIINLALMTGNIGKPGTGANSLTGQCNAMGSRAYSNTSVLYGGGDFDNAARRERVSEVLGVDESVLATKPTLTYNGIIEKIISGEIKGLWVICTNPRHSWTNNKTFKEAMKKLEFFVVQDIYGDTDSSEDCDMYLPVVSGIKKEGTYINTERRISAMRPALEKSEDERSDYEVIYGIGKALGMGNLLDKWKTPRDAFNLMKECSRNMPCDMTGVTYDGLVNSKGIQWPFREGEVLEDDQRRLFEDNKYYTPSKKAKFIFEEVRENPLPNTKEFPYTLNTGRGSVGQWHTQTRTREVAFVEDVSIKDAYIYINTKLAEEIGVQENENIKVSSINGNSSDFIAKLTDNIRYDELYVPMHYLECNNLTPSLYDPYSKEPSYKTTPINISKIEVGGK from the coding sequence ATGAAGAAAGTTCAATCCACTTGCAATTATTGTGCTTTAGATTGTAATTTAGACTTTTATGTTGAAGGCAATAAAATAATTAAAGTTGTACCAACAAAGGGTTATCCGGTTAATAATGGATTTTCATGCATTAAAGGACTCTCGTTAGATAAACAGCAGACAATAGTAAGAGAGTCAACATTGCCTAGATTTAAACAAGAAGATGGTTCAGTTAAAAGAATTCCATGGGATGATGCATACAAAATTGTTGCAGACAAATTTATAGAACTTCAACAAAAGTATGGAACTGAAAGTATTGCAGGTTTAAGCACTGGACAGTTAACAATGGAAGAGTTTTCTATATTTGGGCATGTGATGAGAAATCATTTAAAGACTAATGTTGATGGTAATACTAGACTGTGCATGGCAACAGCAGTAGTTGCACATAAGCAGAGCTTTGGATTTGATGCGCCACCTTACACGCTAAAGGACATAGAACTTTCTGATACAATTATATTAATTGGTGCTAATCCAGTTCTGGCACATCCTATATTATGGGATAGAATCAGAAGTAATAAAAATAAAAAATTAATAGTTATAGATCCAAGAAAATCAGAAACAGCTCAAAATGCTGATTATTGGTATGACCTTAAAGGAAAAACAGATTTAATATTACTTTATGCTATAGCTAATAAGATTATAGAAAATGGATATTTAGATAATGAATACATAAATAATTATACAGAAGGATTTGAAGACTTTAAGGAATTTGTTAAACAATACACTGTAGGAAAAGCAGCAAAAGCAACAGGTCTTAGTGAAGTTTCAATTTTAGAACTTGTAGAATTAATTCACAGTGGTAAAAGAGTTTCTTTCTGGTGGACAATGGGAGTTAATCAAGGATATGAAGCTGTTAGAACTGCGCAAGCTATTATTAATTTAGCATTAATGACTGGTAACATTGGTAAACCAGGTACAGGGGCTAATTCTCTAACTGGGCAATGTAATGCGATGGGATCTCGTGCATATAGTAATACGTCTGTACTTTATGGTGGTGGAGATTTTGATAATGCAGCTAGACGTGAAAGAGTATCAGAAGTTCTTGGAGTAGATGAATCTGTACTTGCAACTAAGCCAACTTTAACTTATAACGGAATTATTGAAAAAATAATCTCTGGAGAAATAAAAGGATTATGGGTTATATGTACAAATCCACGTCATTCATGGACAAATAATAAAACGTTCAAAGAAGCCATGAAAAAATTAGAGTTTTTTGTAGTTCAAGATATTTATGGTGATACTGATAGTTCAGAAGATTGTGATATGTATCTTCCAGTTGTTTCGGGTATTAAGAAAGAAGGTACTTATATTAATACAGAAAGACGTATTTCAGCTATGCGTCCAGCACTTGAAAAGTCTGAAGATGAACGAAGTGATTATGAAGTTATTTATGGTATTGGAAAAGCACTAGGAATGGGAAATCTTCTTGATAAGTGGAAAACACCAAGAGATGCATTTAACTTGATGAAGGAATGCTCTAGAAATATGCCTTGTGATATGACTGGAGTTACTTATGATGGATTAGTAAATTCTAAGGGAATACAATGGCCATTTAGAGAAGGGGAAGTTCTTGAGGATGATCAAAGACGTTTATTTGAAGATAATAAATACTATACTCCTTCAAAAAAAGCTAAGTTTATATTTGAAGAGGTACGTGAAAATCCATTACCAAATACAAAGGAATTTCCTTATACATTAAATACAGGAAGAGGAAGCGTTGGGCAATGGCATACACAAACTCGTACAAGGGAAGTAGCATTTGTTGAAGATGTTAGCATTAAAGATGCATATATCTACATTAATACTAAGCTTGCAGAGGAAATAGGTGTTCAGGAGAATGAAAATATTAAGGTTTCTTCTATAAATGGTAATTCTTCAGACTTTATAGCTAAGCTTACAGATAACATTAGATATGATGAACTTTACGTACCAATGCATTATTTAGAATGCAACAATTTAACACCATCTTTATATGATCCGTATTCTAAGGAGCCTTCATATAAGACTACTCCAATTAATATTAGTAAAATTGAAGTAGGAGGCAAATAA
- the asrC gene encoding sulfite reductase subunit C, with protein MDINTKKLKKNAFRVSKVRGIGASRIRVPGGYLKSEILGMVQEIAEKYGNGIVHLTSRQGFEIEGIKYEDMEAVNVMLKPIIEGLEINQVDSENGYQASGTRNVSACIGNNVCPFANYNTAEFAKRIDKAIFPNDLHVKVALTGCSNDCAKARMQDFGIIGMTEPQYEADRCISCGACVKACKKLSVGALSFDNYKVVRNTEKCIGCGVCVTKCPTRAWTRSKEKYYKLAIMGRTGKKNPRLAQDFLIWADEESITKIILNTYKFADKYISPDAPARKEHIGYIIDRVGFEEYKKWALDGVELGPKVIKKDCVYWSGIHFNSNDNI; from the coding sequence ATGGATATAAATACAAAGAAACTTAAAAAAAATGCCTTTAGAGTTTCTAAGGTTAGAGGTATTGGTGCTTCAAGAATTAGAGTACCAGGTGGATACTTGAAGTCTGAAATTTTAGGAATGGTGCAGGAAATAGCAGAAAAGTATGGTAATGGGATTGTTCATTTAACTTCAAGACAAGGATTTGAAATTGAAGGCATAAAATATGAAGACATGGAAGCAGTAAATGTTATGCTTAAACCTATTATTGAAGGATTAGAAATAAACCAAGTAGATAGTGAAAATGGATACCAAGCCTCTGGTACTAGAAATGTTTCAGCATGTATTGGTAACAATGTTTGTCCTTTTGCAAATTACAATACTGCAGAATTTGCAAAGAGAATAGATAAAGCCATTTTTCCTAATGATTTACATGTTAAAGTTGCTCTTACTGGATGTTCTAATGATTGTGCAAAAGCAAGAATGCAGGATTTTGGAATAATAGGTATGACAGAACCACAATATGAAGCAGATCGTTGTATAAGTTGTGGAGCCTGCGTTAAAGCTTGTAAAAAATTATCTGTAGGAGCCTTATCATTTGATAACTACAAAGTTGTAAGAAATACAGAAAAATGTATAGGTTGTGGAGTTTGTGTTACTAAATGTCCAACAAGAGCTTGGACTAGAAGCAAAGAGAAATATTATAAGCTAGCTATAATGGGGAGAACAGGAAAGAAAAATCCAAGACTTGCACAAGATTTCTTAATTTGGGCGGATGAAGAAAGCATTACAAAAATAATTTTAAACACATATAAATTTGCTGATAAATATATATCACCAGATGCTCCAGCTAGAAAAGAACATATAGGATATATAATTGACAGAGTTGGTTTTGAAGAATATAAGAAATGGGCATTAGATGGTGTTGAGTTAGGACCAAAGGTAATAAAGAAAGATTGTGTATATTGGAGTGGAATACACTTTAATTCAAACGACAATATATAA
- a CDS encoding molybdopterin-binding protein, with amino-acid sequence MKKIATVDAVGHVICHDITRIVKDVVKDRAFKKGHIVREEDIPVLLSIGKEHLYVWEKEEGMLHENEAAEILYDICKNENLKPSEVKEGKVEVIADIDGLFRVDVDRLDKINEMEEIMIATRHTNYPVKKGDKLAGTRVIPLVVEEEKLKKAQEIAGNNPLMELLPYKNMKAGIVTTGSEVYKGIIKDTFTPVVINKLNEYNISVCGHKIVNDESDMIVNAITELKNDGADLIICTGGMSVDPDDLTPSSIRKSGAKIISYGAPVLPGAMFLLGYFEDETPIMGLPGCVMYAKATIFDLVLPRVAAGVKITKKDISKMGHGGLCLGCTPCKYPNCGFGKGV; translated from the coding sequence ATGAAAAAAATAGCTACAGTTGATGCAGTAGGACATGTAATATGTCATGATATTACTAGAATTGTAAAAGATGTAGTAAAAGATAGAGCTTTTAAAAAGGGACATATAGTTAGAGAAGAAGATATTCCTGTATTATTATCAATTGGAAAAGAGCACCTTTATGTTTGGGAGAAAGAAGAAGGAATGCTCCATGAAAATGAGGCGGCAGAGATTTTATATGATATCTGTAAAAATGAAAATCTTAAGCCCTCAGAAGTTAAAGAAGGTAAAGTTGAAGTAATTGCAGATATAGATGGTTTATTTAGAGTTGATGTTGATAGATTAGATAAGATTAATGAAATGGAAGAAATTATGATAGCTACAAGGCACACTAATTATCCAGTTAAAAAAGGTGATAAACTTGCAGGAACAAGAGTTATACCACTTGTTGTTGAAGAAGAAAAATTAAAGAAAGCGCAAGAAATTGCAGGCAATAATCCGCTTATGGAATTATTACCATATAAGAATATGAAAGCTGGAATAGTTACTACAGGAAGTGAAGTTTATAAAGGAATAATTAAAGATACATTTACACCAGTTGTTATAAACAAACTTAATGAATATAACATTAGTGTTTGTGGCCATAAAATAGTAAATGATGAGAGTGACATGATTGTAAATGCTATCACTGAATTAAAGAATGATGGTGCAGATCTTATTATTTGCACAGGAGGAATGAGTGTTGATCCAGATGATTTGACTCCTAGTTCAATTAGAAAGAGTGGGGCGAAAATTATATCATATGGTGCACCAGTTTTACCAGGAGCTATGTTCTTATTAGGATATTTTGAAGATGAAACACCTATTATGGGATTACCAGGTTGTGTTATGTATGCAAAAGCAACTATATTTGATTTAGTATTACCAAGAGTAGCAGCTGGAGTTAAGATTACAAAGAAGGATATTTCAAAGATGGGTCATGGAGGGTTATGCTTAGGTTGCACCCCTTGTAAATATCCAAACTGTGGATTTGGAAAAGGGGTATAG